TCCGAACAGCGCGCCGGACGCGAGTCCGTAGTACAACGCTTTATGGTGTCGGTTGCAGCTGCGCTCAGCCACTGCCACCAGGGCGATGAGGCCCGCGATGATCGCACCGATCGTTATCCCCATGACCACCACTTGAGGCCGACGGTCGGTGGCGACGGGCCTGGCGATCAGGAGGAACGCCACCACGCAGGAGACGAGCACCGCCCCCCACATCCATTCGTTGGCGTGCGGGTGCCGGTGGTCGGCCCACGCTTCCAAGGGAAGCGCGAAGAGGACGGCCAACACGACGAGCGGCTGCACCAGCAGGATCGATCCGAGACCAAGTGCGCTGGCCTGCAGACTGAACCCGGCGAGAGCGATCCCCGCACCGATCCACCAGCCCCGGGTGATCGCGCCGCTCGACGCGGAGGACCGCTGCCTCAGCACGGTGCCTCCGGCGATCAGCAGTGCCGCGGCGGTGGCCAACAGCGCGGGGGCCCAGGTATGCATCCCCTCAAGCGTATCGGTCAGCGGTGCCCGCTCGCGCCGTGCAACCGGGTCACAGCGACGAGTGTCACCGAATCAGGCACCGGCGATGCGCAGTTCTGTGGCGACTGGGGTGCTCCGCTGCGTGAGATCCAGCACAGGGCAGTGCTTGTCGACGACGTCCTGCAGCTCTCGGTACCGTTCGGGCGCGTCGGGTCCGGCGACGTCGACCGTGACGCGCACCTGGGTGAATCCCGGCCGCACGTCGTCGTCGAGACCGAAGAAGCCTCGCACGTCGAGATCACCCTCGGCGTGCAGTGTGAGCGAGCTGAGTTCGACGCCGAGACGTTCCGCCCAGAACCGGTAGGTGACGACCTGGCAGGACAGCAGCGACGCGAGGTAGAACTCGACGGGGTTGGGTGCGGTGTCGCCGCCGCCGAGCGTCGGCGGCTCGTCGACGGAGACGCTGAACGAGCGGATGCCGATGTCACTGGACACGCCCTCCCCGGCCGTCGCCGATGCCGCGAACACAGCGACCGCGTTTGCCGGCTTGGATGCGACGGCGTCCGCCGTCTGCGCCGCGATGGTGTTGAGCTTGGTGCCGGTCGCCGGGATGCTGTGGGTGGGGCTGATCTCTGTAGTCGTCATGCCGTCGACCGTAGATACGAGAGCTCGCGCCGGGTACGGATGCGCGCACGGTGATTTCAACTGCCGTCCGCTGTCCGATCGACTCGGACCGCGCGCCTGGTCGAAAATGTCGGACGTCGGTTCTACCGTGAGGTCATGTACCACGATGATCTGGAACGTCTGATGACGCTGAGCACCGCCGACATCGCCGACGCGTGCCGTGGCGACCGACTGCAGGGCCTGATCACCCGGTGCTACGACGAGCACCTCGAGTTGGCCGAACTGGCCGACGACGCTGCTGTGGAGGGAGACCTCGATGCTCACGGCTACTACTCGCAGGAGAGTGCTGCCTGGCGTGCGACCGCCCAGATTCTGCGGACCATGGCCGCCGATCCGTTGCTGCACCGCACCGCAGGCGCGGCATGAGCCGGACACTGGTTCTGCTTCGTCATGGAAAGAGCGATTACCCGCTCGGCGTGCCGGACCACGACCGACCGCTCAACAACAGAGGCCGCCGGCAGGCCGCTCTCGCAGGCGACTGGATCCGTGGGGACGGCCTGACCGTCGACGCCGTGCTCTGCTCAACGGCCGAACGCACCCGTCAGACCCTCGAGCGAACCGGTATCGACGCACCGACCGAGTACCTCTCAGCGATCTACGGGTGCACTCCGGACGAGCTGTTCGAGACGATCCGGGTGTACGCACCGTCGGACGCATCGACTCTGCTCGTAGTCGGCCACTTCCCGGGCATGCCGGAGACCGCGTTGACCCTCGATCCGGCGGGGACGATCGACGAGTTCCCCACATCGGCATATGCCGTCGTCGACATCGGCGTCGAATGGGATCGCATCGGCCTGGATCTCGATCCCGACGCATCCCTGACCGCCCTCCGCGTCCCTCGCTGAACCCGTCCCCTCCGCCAAGGAAGGTGCTGAATCCGCTCAGGCTTCGCCGATAAACTCCCCCGCATGACTCTGACTCCCACCGATGTCGCTCATCTCCGACGCTGCGTCGAACTCGCTCGGGAAGCCGTCGACGCCGGAGACGAAGCGTTCGGTTCCCTGCTCGTGAACGCCGACGGCGACATCGTGTTCGAGGACCGGAACCGCGTGTCGGGAGGCGATTCCACCAGGCACCCCGAGCTGACCCTCGTCGAGTGGGCCGTGGCGAATATGACTCCCGAACAACGTGTCGCGTCGGTCACGTACACCTCCGGCGAGCACTGCGCGATGTGCGCCGCTGCCCACGCATGGGTCGGGCTCGGTCGAATCGTCTACGCAGGCAGCACTGCACAGCTCACGGGCTGGCGCGCCGAGTGGAACTTGCCGGCGTCGCCGGTGGCTCCACTGTCGATTCGCGAGGTCGCACCGGGCGTCGCGGTCACCGGCCCGATCTCTGAGTTCGCCGCGGACCTGCGTGCACTGCACGCACGTGCGGCGGGAGTGACGCTGTGATGACACCGCCGCGTTCGGCGCGATTGTCTGTCGCCGCTGCAGCGGCCGTCGCCGTGACCGCTCTGGCCGGGTGCGCCGGATCCGACGACACGGCGTCCGACGCCTCGACCGCGGGAACAACGACGACCAGGTCTGCCGCCGCGTCGTCAAGCACTCCCGCATCGATCGGTCGGCCTCAGTCGTCCGCACGCGTCAACCCCGCGGCGACTGCACGACTGCACGTCGCAGCGTCGAACGGCGACGTCGCCGAAGTGCACAAGGCCATCGCCGACGGTGCAGATCTCGAGTCGAGAGGCGCGAACGGACGAACACCGCTCGTCGCTGCGACCAAGAACCGCGACGCGGCGAGTGCGCTAGCGCTGCTCGACGCCGGCGCCGACCCGAATGCCAAGGACGACCTCCAGGACTCCGCTTTTCTGTACGCGGGTGCCGAGGGCTTCGACACGATTCTGGAGGGGACTCTCCGGCACGGAGCCGACGTGACCAGCCTCAATCGGTACGGAGGCACGGCGCTGATCCCCGCCTCCGAGCATGCGCACACCTCGACGATCTCAATCCTGATCAAGGCGGGCGTCCCGCTCGATGTCGTCAACAAGTCGGGGTGGACGGCGCTGTTGGAGGCCGTTGTCCTCGGCGACGGCGACGTCGCCCACGTCGATGCGGTGCGGCAGCTCCTCGACGCCGGAGCCGATCCCTCGATCGGCGATTTCGACGGAGTGACGCCACGCCAGCATGCGGTCGATCGTGGCCAGACCGCGGTCGTCGCCGAATTCGACCGTCCCCGTCCGAAGAGATAGCCGGCGCACCCCACCCGCTCGTCGAACCAACGCACTTCCCTGCTCGAAGCGTCTACACCGTGTCGTCCGACCTCGACCACGCGATGGCGATGAGTCTGCGGAGCACTGTCAGGTCGATGTCGTCGAGCTTCTTCACGTACACACAACCCGCTCCCTCGGTGAAAATCCCGAGTTCGGGGAGCAAGGCGGCGCCCTCGGGCAGATCCTTGAGCCCGTACAGCGACAGGCTCGCCTTGCGCGGCGAGAAGGCCGCCTTCGGCCAGTCGCCTCGTGTCCGCGGGTTTGCCGGCGAGACGTATCGGTAACTGCCGTACCCGATCATCGACGGACCCCACATGACCGGCGCGACACCCGTCACCTCCGCGAAGACCTCGGCGAGGACCATCCCGTCCGCGCGTCTGCGGACCGGCGCCACAGCATCGAGAAAGGCGTCGACACTTGCATCGGTCGGTCTCGTCTTCGGTTCGTTGCCCACGTCCGCACTGTATCCGCGATTCAAATTCTCAAGCGGCGACTCCCTTCCTCCGATCAGCGGACACCCAGCGCGCGGGCGATCAGCGGCCACGAACTGACGAGGTCGGCGTGGAACAGGCCCCAGGTGTGGACGCCGTCGGGACGGTGGACGAACGTCCGAGGAATGCCGAGAGACGCGAGCCGGTTCGCCATCGTCGTGGTGCAGTTCAACGCGATCGCCTCCATGACGTTTCCGCCCACGAACCCGCTGCCGTTGATCAGCGGATTGCCGTCGACGGGTCCGGGCACACCTGATCCGGCCGACAGGTAGATCGCCTTGCCACGGAGTTTGGAGGCGTTGACGACGGGATCGTGGCGGAACCACTGTGCGCTGCCCGGCGGCCCCCACATGTTGGCGACGTTCCCGCCGCCACGCGTGACGATCGCCGTATTCGCCACCTGCGCGAGGGGACTGGTCGTGCCGGGGCAGCCCGAGTAGGCGGCCACGGCGCGGTAGCGCCATGGTGCATGCGTGACGATGTCGAGGGCGGGGCCTGCGGACATCGACACCCCGGACAGTGCGTTCGCCCCGTTGGTGCGGTACGCCTTGTCGATCGCCGACGGCAACTCGTCGTTGATGTAGGTCTCCCACTTGTTGCGACCGAGGACGGGGTCGGTTGTGTTCCAGTCGGTCCACATCGAGAATCGACCGCCGATCGGCAGGATCACGTTCACACGCTTTCCCGCGAAGAAGCGCGGAGCGCCGCCGCTGTTGAACCAGGAGATCCCGTCCTCCGCACCGCCGGCACCCGGCAGCATGTAGAACGCGGGGAGTCCGGCGGGCTTTCCGACTGGATGCAACACGTGGTTGCGGACCACTCGACGCATCGATGGCGAGTAGACCGAAACGAGGTCGGTCGTCGGGTTCAGGTGTACAACCCCGACGATTCGCGCGGCAGCGGCGGACGGAAGCGACGGTGCCAGGCCGAGTATCACGAGCGCCGCCATCACCGCTGTCAGGACGCGCGTCGGCGTGGACCGCCCCTTCCCAGTTGTGACTGTTGAGTTCGGGGACATGAACTCCACCGTAACCGGACATAGACGGCCCACAGCCGTCGTGACCTGCCCGTTGCCCGATCGATGCTCCTCTGCCGCCGTACAGTTGAGAACGTGGCCGAGCAACCTTCGACGACTCGCTTCAGGCGTCTGCTCCACATCGACCTCGACCAGTTCCAGGTGTCGGTGGAGCGTCTTCGCCGGCCTGAGCTCGTCGGGGTGCCCGTGATCGTCGGCGGCGACGGGGACCCGTCCAGACCTCGGCAGGTCGTGACATGCGCATCCTACGAAGCACGTGCGCTCGGCGCGAGAGCCGGACTCGCGCTGCCCGCGGCAAGACGTAAGTGCCCCGACGCCGTGTTCCTACCGCTCGACATGCCGCACTATGAGGCAGTGTCATCGCAGGTCATGGATGTGATCCGCAGTTTCGGCCATCCCGTCGAAGTATGGGGGTGGGACGAGGGCTACATCGGAGTCGACCCATTCGACCAGACACCGACCCTCGACGACGCAGGCGCCGTCGACCTCGCACATCGAATCCGCGCTTCCGTGTTCGAGCAGACCGGCATCAACTGTTGCTTAGGCGTCTCCGACAACAAGCAGCGCGCCAAGATGGCAGCCGGGTTCGCCAAGGCCGCGGTACGCGACCCCGAGGCGACTCCCGACCGACGGGTGTTCGCATTGGACGACGCCAACTGGCCGACACTCATGGGCCCACGTCCGTGCCGGGATCTGTGGAGCGTGGGACCGAAGACCGCGTCCAAGCTCGCCGAGCGCGGAGTGGACACCGTCGACCAACTCGTCGCAGTCGACCGAGAGGATCTCGTGTCGATCTTCGGCCCCAGCCAGGGGAACTGGCTGTATGTTCTCTGCCGCGGTGGAGGCGACGATTCGATCGCAACGTCGCCGTGGATCGCGAAGTCGCATTCGAAGTCACGCACCTACCCTCGCGACCTCACCGACATCAACGACCTCCACGAAGCCGTCGAGGCCCTCACTCGCGACGTACTCGCCCAATCGATCGCCGAGGAGCGCATGCCGTTCCGCATCGGCTTGACCGTCCGGACGTCGACCTTCTACACGCGCACCAAGATGCGCAAGCTCCCCGAGCCGACGACGTCGTTCGACGAGATCGTGGCCGTCGCTCGTGGCCTTCTGGACGCTTTTCACGATCAGGAACCGCTCGGACCCGATCGACCGGTCCGGCTCCTCGCCGTGCGCCTCGAACTCCTCGACCCCTAGCGGTCTCGGTATTCGCGCAGGCAGCGAGCCACGCTCTAGAACGTGTTCTAGAATGCGGTCATGCCTTTGGTCACCGACAGTTCTATCACCATCAATGCTCCCGCCGACGTGGTGTGGAAGGTTCTCACCGACTTCGACTCGTACGGTGAGTGGAATCCGTTCCAGGTGGAGTGCTCCTCGACGCTGGTTCCGGGCGATCCGATCGACATGCGGTTCGAGCTGGGTCCCGGCGGCCTGAAGCACAAGCGTGAGTACATCGTCGACGTGACGCCGGGGACGACGTTCGCGTACTCGATGAAGCCCGCGCCGATGGGCGCGGTACGCAGCCTGCGTCGACACACCGTAGTCGACCTGGGCGCCGGACGCAGCCGCTACGACTCGCACTTCGAGATCACCGGTCCGGTGTCCGGACTGGTCAAACTGATGTTCGGCAAGGAACTCGTCGAGAAGTTCGCTGCGGTCACCGCGGCGATCGGCCCGCGCGCCGAGGCTCTCGCGCAGAGCTGACGGACAGAACCAGAACGAGCCGCCGTTGCTGCTGACGCTTATCTGACCTCGCTCCTCCGCACGTCGTGCCGCGGAGACGAAAGAACCCCCGTCCGACGAATCGGGCGGGGGTTCTCTGCGAACTCAGGTCAGCGGAAGTCGCTGCCGAAGCCGTAATCGTCCAGCGGAACGGCGGCACCGCTCGGAGCACCGAAGGGGCTGTCCGGGCTGTAGTAGGTGTCGTCGTACGTCGGGAGCGCGTACGCGGCGGCACGAGCTTCCTCGGTCGGCTGAACCTGGATGTTCCGGTACCGGTCGATGCCGGTTCCGGCCGGGATCAGCTTACCGATGATCACGTTCTCCTTGAGGCCCACGAGCTTGTCGCTGCGGCTGTTGATGGCCGCATCGGTGAGCACGCGAGTGGTCTCCTGGAAGGACGCCGCCGACAGCCACGAGTCCGTCGCGAGCGACGCCTTCGTGATGCCCATGAGGACGGGACGACCCGATGCAGGCTCGCCGCCCTCGGCGACGACGCCGCGGTTGGCGGCCTCGAACTCGGCGCGCTCGGTGAGCGAACCGGGCAGGAACTCGGTTGCGCCGGAGTCGATGATCGTCACGCGACGCAGCATCTGACGGACGATCGTCTCGACGTGCTTGTCGTGGATCGACACACCCTGGCTCCGGTACACCTCCTGGACCTCGTTGACGAGGTGGATCTGCACCTGGCGGGGACCCATCACACGCAGAACCTCGTGCGGATCGGCTGCACCCTCCATGAGCTGCTGGCCGACCTCGACGTGATCGCCGTGGGCGAGCAGACGCTCGGTGCCGTCCTCGTGCTTGAAGACGCGCATGCGCTGGCGCTTCGAGATCTTGTCGTAGACGACCTCGTCGCTGCCGTCGTCGGGAACGATCGTGATCTTGTAGAAACGATCGTCGTCCTCGATGTTGACGCGGCCGGACACCTCGGCGATCGGAGCCTTGCCCTTGGGGACGCGGGCTTCGAACAGCTCGGTGACTCGCGGAAGACCACCGGTGATGTCGTCACCGACACCACCCTGGTGGAACGTACGCATCGTCAGCTGGGTACCGGGCTCACCGATCGACTGAGCCGCGATGATGCCGACGGCCTCGCCGATGTCGACGAGCTTGCCGGTGGCCATCGAGCGGCCGTAGCAGTGAGCACACACTCCGGTGCCGGTGGCACAGGTCAGGACCGAACGGACCTTCACCTCGGTGACGCCTGCGGCGAGGAGCGCCTCGATCGCCGGGTCGCCCAGGTCGTGACCCTTCTTGATCACAACGTTGCCCGCAGCGTCCAGCGCGTCGACCGCGAGCGTACGAGCGTACGCCGAGGTCTCGACGTGGGCGTCGCGGATGATCGCGCCGTCGGCCGACTTCTCGGCCAGCGGGACCAGGATGCCGCGCTCGGTGCCGCAGTCGGTCTCGCGGACGATGACGTCCTGCGACACGTCGACGAGACGACGAGTCAGGTAGCCCGAGTCTGCGGTACGCAGAGCCGTGTCGGCCAGACCCTTACGAGCACCGTGTGTGTTGATGAAGTACTCGGCGACGGTCAGGCCCTCACGGAACGACGACTTGATCGGACGCGGGATGAACTCACCCTTCGGGTTCGTCACCAGGCCCTTCATGCCCGAGAGGTTACGCACCTGGGTCATGTTGCCCGTTGCGCCCGACTTCGGGATCATCGTGATCGGGTTGTCCTCGGGGTAGTAGTCCTCGAGTGCCTTACCGACCTCTTCAGTCGCCTGCTTCCAGATCTCGACCAGCGCGTCACGACGCTCGTCGGAGGTCAGACCACCGCGCTGGAACTTGCGCTCCAGGCCGTCGGCACGCTCCTCGTAACGCTCGAGGATCTCTGCCTTGGCCGGCGGCACGAGGACGTCCGACATAGACACCGTGACACCCGAACGGGTCGCCCAGTAGAAGCCGACGTCCTTCATCTTGTCGACAGTCTGCGCGACGACGATCATCGGGTAGCGCTCGGCGAGATCGTTGATGATCACGGCCTGACGCTTCTTCGGCATCTGCTCGTCGATGAACGGGTAGTCGTGCGGGAGCAGTTCGTTGAACAGCACGCGCCCCAGGGTGGTGGTGGTCTCCCACGCACTTCCGCGGCGCCAGCCCTCGGGGAACAGCTCCGCCTCGACGTCCGCGGACGGACGCTGATCGGTGAGACGGATCTTGATCGTCGCCTGGATGCTCAGCGCACCGCGGTCGACGGCCATGATCGCCTCGGCGGGGCTGGAGTACACACCGCGCTCGACGTCGTCCGCCGAACCCTCGGTGTACTCCCCGACCAGACCCGGCTTCTGGGTGGTCAGGTAGTACAGACCGGTCACCATGTCCAGACGCGGCATGGCGAGCGGACGGCCCGACGCAGGCGACAGGATGTTGTTCGACGACAGCATCAGGATGCGTGCCTCGGCCTGCGCCTCCGCGGACAGCGGGAGGTGCACAGCCATCTGGTCACCGTCGAAGTCGGCGTTGAACGCTTCACAGACGAGCGGGTGCAGCTGGATGGCCTTGCCCTCCACGAGCTGCGGCTCGAACGCCTGGATGCCCAGACGGTGCAGCGTGGGAGCACGGTTCAGCAGCACGGGGTGCTCGGCGATGACCTCTTCGAGAACGTCCCACACGGCGGGGCGCTGACGCTCCACCATGCGCTTGGCCGACTTGATGTTCTGCGCCTGGTTCAGGTCGACGAGTCGCTTCATCACGAACGGCTTGAACAGCTCGAGAGCCATCAGCTTCGGAAGGCCGCACTGGTGCAGCTTGAGCTGCGGACCGACGACGATGACCGAACGGCCCGAGTAGTCGACACGCTTGCCGAGGAGGTTCTGACGGAAACGACCCTGCTTGCCCTTGAGCAGATCGCTCAGGGACTTCAGCGGGCGGTTGCCCGGTCCGGTGACCGGACGGCCGCGGCGACCGTTGTCGAACAGTGCGTCGACCGACTCCTGCAGCATGCGCTTCTCGTTGTTCACGATGATCTCGGGTGCACCGAGATCGATGAGGCGCTTGAGGCGGTTGTTGCGGTTGATGACGCGGCGGTACAGGTCGTTCAGGTCGGACGTGGCGAAACGGCCACCGTCGAGCTGGACCATCGGACGCAGCTCCGGCGGGATCACCGGAACGGCCTCGAGGACCATCGCCTGCGGCGAGTTGCCCGAACGCTGGAACGCGGCGACGACCTTCAGTCGCTTGAGCGCGCGCAGCTTCTTCTGGCCCTTGCCCGAACGAATCGTCTCGCGCAGCGACTCGGCCTCTGCATCGATGTCGAACGTCTCGAGCAGCTTCTTGATCGCCTCGGCGCCCATCGAGCCGGCGAAGTACTCGCCGAAGCGGTCCTCGAGCTCGCGGTACAGACGCTCGTCGACGATGAGCTCGCCGGGCGACAGCTTGACGAACTTGTCCCAGATCTCGTCGAGCGCCTCGACCTCGCGGTTCGCGTGGTCGCGCATGCGCTTGAGCTCACGCTCGCCCGCATCGCGCACCTTGCGCTTGGCGTCGGCCTTGGCGCCTTCGGCCTCCAGCTCGGCCAGGTCGGCTTCGAGCTTGCTCTGGCGCTCGGCCAGTGCCACCTCGAGGTCGTCCATGATGGCCTTGCGCTCGACGCCGATCTCGGCCTCGCGGGTCGACAGCTCTGCGTGACGCAGTTCGTCGTCCACCGAGGTGATGACGTACGCGGCGAAGTAGATGATCTTCTCGAGATCCTTCGGCGCGAGGTCGAGCAGGTAGCCCAAACGGCTCGGCACACCCTTGAAGTACCAGATGTGCGTGACCGGGGCGGCCAGCTCGATGTGGCCCATGCGCTCACGGCGCACCTTGGCCTTTGTCACCTCGACGCCGCAGCGTTCACAGATGATGCCCTTGAAGCGGACGCGCTTGTACTTGCCGCAGTAGCACTCCCAGTCCCGGGTGGGGCCGAAGATCTTCTCGCAGAAGAGTCCGTCCTTCTCGGGCTTCAGGGTGCGGTAGTTGATGGTCTCCGGCTTCTTGACCTCACCGTACGACCAGTTGTGGATGTCGTCGGCCGTGGCCAGACCGATCTTCAGTTCGTCGAAAAAGTTGACGTCGAGCACGTGTTACCTTTCAGAGCTCTCTGGGTTCACCGGGGTGAACCCCGTCGTAAGTGGTGAGGGTCAGTTGGCGAGATCGTCGACAGTGGCGTTCTCGTTGCGCGACAGGTTGATGCCGAGGTTGGCAGCAGCGCGCTCGAGATCCTCGTCGTCCGAGTCGGCCATCTCGATGGCGGCGCCGTCCGACGACAGCACCTCCACGTTCAGGCACAGCGACTGGAGCTCCTTCAGGAGCACCTTGAACGACTCGGGGATGCCCGGCTCCGGGATGTTCTCGCCCTTGACGATCGCCTCGTAGACCTTCACGCGGCCGACGACGTCGTCCGACTTGATGGTCAGAAGTTCCTGCAGGGTGTAGGCGGCGCCGTACGCCTGCATCGCCCAGCACTCCATCTCACCGAAGCGCTGTCCACCGAACTGCGCCTTACCACCGAGCGGCTGCTGCGTGATCATCGAGTACGGACCGGTCGAACGAGCGTGGATCTTGTCGTCGACCAGGTGGTGCAGCTTGATGATGTACATGTAGCCGACCGACACGGGGTACGGGAACGGCTCGCCGGAACGACCGTCGAACAGCGTCGCCTTGCCGTCCGGGCCCACCATGACGTCGCCGTCGCGGTTCGGGAGCGTCGAGCCGAGCAGACCCGCCAGCTCATCGTCCTTGGCGCCGTCGAACACCGGGGTCGCGGTGTTCGTGTTCGGCTCGGCCGAGAGCATGTCGGCGGGCAGGCGCTTGGCCCACTCCTCCTCCAGCTGTGCCGTGTCGATGTTCCAGCCCGCCTTGGCGACCCACCCGAGGTGCGTCTCCAGGATCTGGCCGATGTTCATACGACGCGGAACACCGTGGGTGTTCAGGATGATGTCGACAGGCGTGCCGTCGGGGAGGAACGGCATGTCCTCCTGCGGGAGGATCTTGCCGATGACGCCCTTGTTGCCGTGGCGACCTGCGAGCTTGTCGCCGTCCTGGATCTTGCGCTTCTGCGCGACGTAGACGCGGACGAGCTCGTTGACACCGGGTGCCAGATCGTCGTCGTCGTCGCGGCTGAAGACGCGGACGCCGATGACCTTGCCGGTCTCACCGTGAGGCACCTTGAGGGACGTGTCGCGGACCTCGCGAGCCTTCTCACCGAAGATCGCGCGGAGCAGACGCTCCTCGGGCGTCAGCTCGGTCTCGCCCTTCGGGGTGACCTTGCCGACCAGCACGTCGCCGTCGCGGACCTCGGCGCCGATGCGCACGATGCCACGCTCGTCGAGGTCCGCGAGGACCTCGTCGGAGACGTTCGGGATGTCACGAGTGATCTCCTCGGCCCCGAGCTTGGTGTCGCGGGCGTCGATCTCGTGCTCCTCGATGTGGATCGAGGTGAGCGTGTCCTCTTCCACGAGGCGCTGCGACAGAATGATCGCGTCCTCGTAGTTGTGGCCCTCCCACGGCATGATCGCCACGAGCAGGTTCTTGCCGAGCGCCATCTCACCCTGATCGGTGCAGGGACCGTCGGCGAGGACCTGACCGGCCTCGACACGCTGGCCCTCGTCCACGATCGGGACCTGGTTGGCGCAGGTGCCGTGGTTCGAGCGCTCGAACTTGCGCAGACGGAAGCTGTCACGCGTGCCGTCGTCGGCCATCACTGTGATGAAGTCGGCCGAGACCTCCTCCACCACACCGGTCTTGCCGGTGACGATGACGTCGCCCGCGTCGACGGCGGCACGGAGCTCCATGCCGGTGCCGACCAGCGGCGACTCGCTGCGAACCAGCGGCACCGCCTGACGCTGCATGTTGGCGCCCATCAGGGCACGGTTGGCGTCGTCGTGCTCGAGGAACGGAATCATCGCGGTTGCGACGGAGACCAT
This genomic window from Gordonia sp. PDNC005 contains:
- a CDS encoding DMT family transporter — protein: MHTWAPALLATAAALLIAGGTVLRQRSSASSGAITRGWWIGAGIALAGFSLQASALGLGSILLVQPLVVLAVLFALPLEAWADHRHPHANEWMWGAVLVSCVVAFLLIARPVATDRRPQVVVMGITIGAIIAGLIALVAVAERSCNRHHKALYYGLASGALFGVSAVLIKAVTFRIIDDPLSVLTKYEVYLLVPVIVLAVVAQQRGFGSGDLQTSFPAMNVMEPAVAMILGVVLLGENIRVGLPATILLGLILGLSVVAVVKLAKHAAIRGDQRVSVAADSLV
- a CDS encoding OsmC family protein yields the protein MPATGTKLNTIAAQTADAVASKPANAVAVFAASATAGEGVSSDIGIRSFSVSVDEPPTLGGGDTAPNPVEFYLASLLSCQVVTYRFWAERLGVELSSLTLHAEGDLDVRGFFGLDDDVRPGFTQVRVTVDVAGPDAPERYRELQDVVDKHCPVLDLTQRSTPVATELRIAGA
- a CDS encoding histidine phosphatase family protein; the encoded protein is MSRTLVLLRHGKSDYPLGVPDHDRPLNNRGRRQAALAGDWIRGDGLTVDAVLCSTAERTRQTLERTGIDAPTEYLSAIYGCTPDELFETIRVYAPSDASTLLVVGHFPGMPETALTLDPAGTIDEFPTSAYAVVDIGVEWDRIGLDLDPDASLTALRVPR
- a CDS encoding nucleoside deaminase; this encodes MTPTDVAHLRRCVELAREAVDAGDEAFGSLLVNADGDIVFEDRNRVSGGDSTRHPELTLVEWAVANMTPEQRVASVTYTSGEHCAMCAAAHAWVGLGRIVYAGSTAQLTGWRAEWNLPASPVAPLSIREVAPGVAVTGPISEFAADLRALHARAAGVTL
- a CDS encoding ankyrin repeat domain-containing protein, with the translated sequence MTPPRSARLSVAAAAAVAVTALAGCAGSDDTASDASTAGTTTTRSAAASSSTPASIGRPQSSARVNPAATARLHVAASNGDVAEVHKAIADGADLESRGANGRTPLVAATKNRDAASALALLDAGADPNAKDDLQDSAFLYAGAEGFDTILEGTLRHGADVTSLNRYGGTALIPASEHAHTSTISILIKAGVPLDVVNKSGWTALLEAVVLGDGDVAHVDAVRQLLDAGADPSIGDFDGVTPRQHAVDRGQTAVVAEFDRPRPKR
- a CDS encoding DUF1801 domain-containing protein, which codes for MGNEPKTRPTDASVDAFLDAVAPVRRRADGMVLAEVFAEVTGVAPVMWGPSMIGYGSYRYVSPANPRTRGDWPKAAFSPRKASLSLYGLKDLPEGAALLPELGIFTEGAGCVYVKKLDDIDLTVLRRLIAIAWSRSDDTV
- a CDS encoding alpha/beta hydrolase family protein produces the protein MSPNSTVTTGKGRSTPTRVLTAVMAALVILGLAPSLPSAAAARIVGVVHLNPTTDLVSVYSPSMRRVVRNHVLHPVGKPAGLPAFYMLPGAGGAEDGISWFNSGGAPRFFAGKRVNVILPIGGRFSMWTDWNTTDPVLGRNKWETYINDELPSAIDKAYRTNGANALSGVSMSAGPALDIVTHAPWRYRAVAAYSGCPGTTSPLAQVANTAIVTRGGGNVANMWGPPGSAQWFRHDPVVNASKLRGKAIYLSAGSGVPGPVDGNPLINGSGFVGGNVMEAIALNCTTTMANRLASLGIPRTFVHRPDGVHTWGLFHADLVSSWPLIARALGVR
- a CDS encoding DNA polymerase IV, with amino-acid sequence MLLCRRTVENVAEQPSTTRFRRLLHIDLDQFQVSVERLRRPELVGVPVIVGGDGDPSRPRQVVTCASYEARALGARAGLALPAARRKCPDAVFLPLDMPHYEAVSSQVMDVIRSFGHPVEVWGWDEGYIGVDPFDQTPTLDDAGAVDLAHRIRASVFEQTGINCCLGVSDNKQRAKMAAGFAKAAVRDPEATPDRRVFALDDANWPTLMGPRPCRDLWSVGPKTASKLAERGVDTVDQLVAVDREDLVSIFGPSQGNWLYVLCRGGGDDSIATSPWIAKSHSKSRTYPRDLTDINDLHEAVEALTRDVLAQSIAEERMPFRIGLTVRTSTFYTRTKMRKLPEPTTSFDEIVAVARGLLDAFHDQEPLGPDRPVRLLAVRLELLDP
- a CDS encoding SRPBCC domain-containing protein, with the translated sequence MPLVTDSSITINAPADVVWKVLTDFDSYGEWNPFQVECSSTLVPGDPIDMRFELGPGGLKHKREYIVDVTPGTTFAYSMKPAPMGAVRSLRRHTVVDLGAGRSRYDSHFEITGPVSGLVKLMFGKELVEKFAAVTAAIGPRAEALAQS